The segment ATGCACTTTTCTGATgctcgtgaattttgggtcattacactaCTACTGTTCATTTTTTGCTACTGACTTATTTGTACCAATACATCTGACAACTTGTATCGGTAGAAGTTTGTCATGACCTAAAAAGGACCCCAAAACATACCTAGTTTGACCCAAAACAATACCatatcatttccaaacattaaaaacatgtttataaagttctaaatataattttaagcatGTTTAACAACTTAAATCACCTATTCACAAGTATGATCGCAATCTTATTAACATCAAGCATCAATTTCACTTTTTTAGCACGCAAGCATCATATCAAATATGATCTAAACAGAACATATTAGACAAGCATAACCACATATCCCTATATCCAACACACACAATCATATATGGACATGTTCATATTACATACCATTAACACATCAAGTGACCAAAACATTCAAAATGAATTCAAAGTAAACTATGAGACTAGATACATGCCGCTTGctacaaaacatatcaaaatctatATACACTTTGCTGAGCCTAGAATTGAATCTTGGATGTTATCGTACTTCTCGAGTCCTTGAGATCTAATGTTACTCGAGCACAGAAATAAACAAAATTGCACGCTAAACAATAGAATTTAGTGTTGCTAACATGATTTGAAAACAATAGAACACATATATAACagtttaatttattcaatatatatatatacaagattCAACAATAAAATAAACCATATCCATCTTTCTTATCTCATGCTTTTATTTATCATACTTCCATGCTTGTTTAACGTATCATATATCATTATTTTGAATTCTAACTATTATATCATTTCAATTTCAAGAATCATGATGCATATCAATTGCACATATTAATCTATTTAACATTTACCTTACCATCATAATCACATGTATTTTATGGCATTTCATAATAACATATTCATTTTCCCATTTCTCACAATCGAATCCATTGGTTCGTATTATATTCATATCAACTCTCAAGGCTCGTAATAACTAAATTGCATGGTCTTTCACATGCTATCATCAATTCTATGATGttcatatacaatttcaaaaatcAACATTCAATATTTAGCATCATTAACCAATTCACATGTTTTATAATCCCTATTAACCGGATACAAACTTAAGATGGATACATAGATTAACCAACCATCACACCAAAATAATTAGCACTTGGTGCATCATTGGTACGTCCAAAGTATATTGTGCTTCGTGCATCGTTGGTATTAActaaagtaatatatatatataaatgtgtcTAGCACCTCATCTGTATATCTAAAGTATAATATGTGCTCTACGCCTCATCGGTATAAATCGAAGTAAATTCCATACActaatcctatgacatgccaccTATACCCAACTCAATCCGAGACTGTCAATAGGGCATTCAATGTTTCATAACATTCATATTTCACATATTATAAGTCATCACATAGCAAATAAAATATTGTTATAGTTTTACAAAAtcgcatttattattttcatatgaaaatcaACTGTAATGATTTAGTAACATTTTAAGaatattattttgatataaaaataaaaaattatcattaataatattatttcatataaaattaattatagaaattatgcatatttactaaaataattaaatattacactccatagaaattttaaaaaatatggacAATATTATTCACTGGAAATAAATTAGACAAATGTGTGTATACATATTTTtaggaaaatattaattttataatagttTAATACATTTAAGCTCTAAAGTTgtacaaattaaaattaattgaatgtacaatgaaatttttatttgtaAATAATTATATTCTAAAATATTAagatttaataaaaactttttaatattaagatttaatgaattttaataTACTCAAATTTCATAATTATGTTCATACActtttaattcaaatattataacattttgtatcagttttaaaataattgtaaaaattaaatgaaatttagaAATAGTAATAATTAATAAGATTAAATTGTGAGATATGTGAAATATAGAAAATTAATActgtaaaatataatttaatttatacgaAAGCacttattatgaaaatataaatggtataaatgttatgtttatttatttttctcatttCTTAAGTCCTTTTCCAAAAAAAAAGTTACTTAGATAAAATAATCTTATGCATGCAAAAACATTAGTAATTAgaagtaataaaaatattatctaaattcaataatattaataaattacatTTGGAATAAATACTAacttgagtaaaaaaaaaaaactgtgatATATGCCTTAAAGATGATCTCACTCCATCTACGAAGTAGaagaaaaacaattaaaattttcttatttcttgaCGTTGTGTCTACATTCAATTTATATTCGTCTGTAAATTTTttctatattaataaatttaaaattaagaattaaatattttttaaaattaatatttaattttatcaaaCAATATGATATTcagtaattaaaattttaataataaaaatatttaaattatcagTTTATCAAGAAAAACATCTTAATCTTAAAAGAATCCGAAAGAAAATTCAAATATAACgtttacaaataaaaataattgatcTTCAACATGAATCATCGAGCCTTTTTAAACACAGTGAGGGCCTCATGGGCCAAATTCGAATTATAAATCTTGAAATTAATACAttaggaatttttttttaaaaaaaaaaaaaagaagaagaagaaagagaataaagTGTGAAATGCCAATTTGATGTTCACATCTCATTTGCTGGCTTGTCTGCCTGGTTTTTATTTTGTTCTACTACCTCTCCCTTCCACGATCCCTTCATTTTCCAactaattttcacattttaaataaaaaaaaactgaaaatttTCTTCACTCTCTCTCTCCAACTCTCTAGGGATCCACACAAAATAATTAAGACCCTCCCCTTGCTGAGCTACACTTACCGTCCTCATCATTTCCCTCTCTCTCTCGTACCACGACTGCCTTTCCAAAACGGTACGATGGCCCGTCGTTTTCCATTTTCCCTTTCGATGCGTTAGATCTGTTATTCGTGTTCTCCATTGATTTCAATTCTGAGATCCAACACTGGTTTATTTATTTCTTAGatctaattttacaatttttgtcATTGTTTTCTTGTTTACTTGATCTGGATCCATAGATTCATTGATAAGGTTTATTTATtatcttggttttttttttgtgatttttagtgttTAAACAGTTCAATGTGATTCACTTTGCTTTTTTCTGATTGATCTCTCAAGGGAATCTAAAGTAAAATAGTTATAGTTAGATTAAATGTTCGAGTGTTCTATGTTTACTGTGTTTAACTAATTTGGAATTCTACATTTATCTTTGATGACAGTAAATCGAAATGTTTAATTTGACGTGAACTATTTTCTGCATGAAATTATGTTGAGAGTTTGATCCAATCAGGGAGAACATTGACTCTTGATTAGTTATTGTAGAACTCAAAAATCGTAAGTTGGAGTTGAGTTGATTTCATATGTAGTGGTGGCCATAGTCACGATGATCTAATGAGCACAATGATTTTTAAGTCTATGGATGTGCTTTGCACTCCATGCTTAGATATTTAAATGGATTTTGAGGTAGCTTTACTCCGTTAATGATTAGGTAGATCTGTTGTTAAATTGGATAATTCTTCAGAGGCAGAAGATGTTTTAGTCGAAGTCTAGGCATTGAGTTGAGTAGATTCATATGGATTTGAGGTTAGTCTGAGTCACTAACTCATATTTTTACTGTAGCAATTAAAGGAATTCGTGTAGTTCATATCTGTGTTCATGGTTAGTCTGAGTTAGCAACTCATATCTTGATTGTAGTTAATGTATTTGCCTGAGTATCTTTTCAGCATGTCTTTGCAGAATATTTTTCAATAAACTTGCAGTTCAagtattcttttttttttggttcttaTTTGTCACTATTAATTTTGTAGGATTATTGCTGAAGTTGTTGAAAACTCTTGGATATCATATGCACAAAGATGGATTACTTATAAAAATTTGAGTGATACAAAGATTTGGGGTTATCACTTACAACCACATAGAAAATGGCTCCAGCTAACAAGGCTGAAAGAAAGGCAGTTGTAGATGCGTCTGCCTGGATGTTCAATGTTGTCACTTCTGTTGGAATTATTATTGTCAATAAAGCCTTGATGGCTACTTATGGTTTCAGTTTTGGTAACTTCCTTTTAAACTCTTTTCATTGCTCCCTCCGTCCCCCCTCTTCATATGCCACAAACATTTGAAATTTGAGATTGTGAGTGGTACAATTGGGTAGCAGATAATCAATACTGCAAAAAGGCTATGCAATTGGCCTTATCATACACAGAAATGAGTTTTGAGGTTCAAACCTTGAATGTGCTTGGTGTAGGTTTAAATGGTGGAGAATGAAATGCATGGCTATGACTCTCTTCCCTTACATATTCTAGAAGGAAAAGAAATGGGTTGAAGTTGTTGAAaacatttgaaaaataataataagaagaaaaTTGCACTGATATTGTAAGAAAAGATGAAAGGAAGCCTTTACTTGGATGTTGGAAATAGTTCATATTAAGTTTAGGACAATTGCGATGCTCTTGTAATACTTATCTTCAAGTAAATAAGCTAAAGATTatgtttttcctttttcctttactAATAAGTTCTCATTATGCTTTGCTTCAATAAGGATGTAATAAAATGTCACTAACTTCTTTGTATTTGATTGCTAATTGTTGCAGCCACAACATTAACTGGTTTGCATTTTGCTACCACAACCTTGATGACAGCTGTTCTAAGATGGTTAGGATACATTCAATCTTCTCACCTACCCATGGCTGAGCTTTTGAAATTTGTTTTATTTGCAAACTTCTCTATTGTTGGAATGAACGTTAGTCTGATGTGGAACTCTGTGGGATTTTATCAGGTAAAGTATATTATTTGCTAGATTTTACTAGTTTTGCTTTTTAGATGTTTTCAAAATCACAGATTCTCTAATTCAATGACAGATTGCAAAGCTCAGTATGATTCCTGTATCCTGTTTTTTGGAAGTTGTGATGGACAAGATTCGGTACTCCAGAGACACAAAGCTGAGCATAGCTGTTGTTCTTCTGGGCGTTGGTGTTTGTACTGTGACCGATGTGAGTGTTAATACCAAGGGTTTCATAGCTGCCTTCATTGCAGTTTGGAGTACGTCTCTGCAGCAGTATGTAAGTTGTTCTTTCTTGTGCATGTATAAATTGAATCTTCCAATGTTCTAAACTGCTTCATTTGTAGAACTTATATGCCATGATTTATTTATtcttgtggttttttttttttgtgcagtATGTACATCACCTTCAGCGAAGGTACAACCTTAGTTCCTTCAACCTACTGGGACACACTGCTCCTGCCCAGGCTGGAACACTGCTGCTATTAGGACCATTTCTGGATTATTGGTTGACAAGCCAGAGAGTTGATGCCTATAATTATAATATAGTATCTATTGTAAGTGTTCTATCTATTTGTATTCTTTGCATTATGAGGTTTTTGTGTCATGGTAGTTGTTGCCATCAGTTTAGAATGAGGTTAGATTTACTTGTTTTAGACTTCAGAGTTGCTGTCAGAATCGTGTTCATGAAGAAAATTGCTTGTGTTCATGAATGTGCACTGTAATTCATGCAATTATTTGTATTTCTTTCGACCTACGGTTATATTTAATTTGCATTGCGTATCATGTTGCAATCTGCATTCATTTCAAAGACTGCTTACATGACATATGGTGCCTGACATCTCTTAAAACATCTGTCTACTAAATGATTTTAGGCTTAGTGGAAGTATTTGTGCTTATTCTATTCTGATTTAAAAAAAGCatttaatttttagtgatttaGTTTTGTTACTCGAACTCGGGTATGAGTGTAGATACAAGTATGTGACATTTATGGGTGTCAAACATGGGTACTTCGTGAAAAATGAAGAGCCAGTGTTACCATCGGTTGCATGCAGCACATAAGAGATGTACTTCCTATACTATTCAAGTCATAAGTTCACTTTGGTACATTTTTATGTGGTTTAGCTGCTGCTTATTTTTGGTGCCTGCCTTTTCCTGTATGCAGTTGTGCGTATGCCTGTAGAAGTATTTTTGAGCTGTTCATAATTCCAATTGTAGTTTATTCCTGTGACTTTCAGTTTTACGGGATTATTTGCTAACAATTTTTCTTGGTTCATGGTCGTTGCAGATGTTTATATTACTTTCATGTACTATAGCAGTTGGAACCAACCTCAGCCAATTCATCTGCATTGGCAGATTTACTGCAGTGTCTTTCCAAGTACTTGGCCATATGAAGACAATCCTCGTATTGATTATGGGATTCTTTTTCTTCGGAAAAGAAGGCCTCAATCTACATGTGGTTCTGGGCATGATCATAGCAGTGGCTGGAATGATTTGGTACGGAAATGCTTCATCTAAGCCTGGTGGGAAAGAGCGTCGCAGCCTATCTCTTCCTACAATCCGACAACAAAAGCCCAGCAATTTATCGGATTCTAATGAACATGATTCGAAAGTTTGATTCTCCTCCATGTAGGTAAGTTAAAAGCATACAAGGTTAGCTGATTTCAGAAAGCTATTGGTTTTATCGATATGATTAGAAGAAAAAAAACAGCCttagttttaatgatttttatagcTCTTTATTCTTTGGTATTGGGTTCACTTTGAGGGTATGGATTATTTTCTGATAGGATTTAGATGCTTTTGAAATTTGCTTTTCATATTGagtaatataatttatataaatttttgtcaTGCATCTTTTTGGGGGTTCAATTTACTATAAGAACCAATCATTTTCTTCACGTTGAATTTATCATTTGAAGTACTAGTAAAAATGCCTGGTAAAATCAAAGACCTTAAATACTAGTTTGAAAACATGTGCTATTTTATTCCCAGTTAATTTTTCACACACTTTTTGGCGTACTTTCTAAATATATGTTTCTTAATTGACTTAATGTCAAATTTAACCATTAACgtttacatattttgtcaaaATGGCCCTAATTGTTTTTTGAGCTTTTTTGgccatcaatttttttttttttcaaaatgtttTTTAATAGACTTGATGAAAGTATCATTAAAAATGGATTATGTGGAATATTTTATTGagacttaatttattaattaggTAATCTAATAAGATAATTAtatgtgaaaaataataaaataaataaattatacatgaaattaaaaaataactcttaatttaaagaaaataaatgtaattatctaaaaataagttttaaaatGAATGCATACGGTTGTTTACTTGAGAGGTTTAAAAATGatgattaataaattattttaaatttttttaaatagttacatttatttttaaaaattaagagttattttattaacttcataaattatttattttattatttttcacatgttattattttattgtgttatctaagtaataaattatatctcataaaaatattttacatatgaaATTTTACATCATCTCGTTAACTTTTTAGCGGTACTCATCAAATTTGTTTAAAAAAACAAtttgaaaaaagaataaaaatgataaaaaggctcaaaaatataaataaagcgttttgacaaaacatgttaatgctCAATTTTGTCATTAAGCcttattaatttaattccattttaaaacttttaaaaataatattatatttcttagtttaatttatttttgaaatacaTACAAATTTTAGTGTTGAGTCATAAAGGTAATacatataattatatatgtaatttaccttttaaaaatgaaatgaaaaatcaCTGAAACTAACAAGCTGTTTCAATTTTGTTAACACAACCAAAATTTCTACAACGAAAGATACGACACAATTAAATATATTTGAACTCTTCAAATTTGTCACAACTTACCACTTAGAACTAAAATATAGTTTTTAATGATCTAGTTTGatatctcaaaataaatattattgggCATCTAAATTTACACCGTTAAACCAGTTAAATCAACATCACATTAGCATTACAATGTATTTATCCGAAGACATTATCCATGTCATATCATTATTCATTTTCAAGTCActtgtaataatttttttttactataaTTTAAGTTTTACACTGGATTAAGTCAATTGATTTGAAACCTTTTTAGAATTATTGGTTGTATTGTTACCTGaacaaataatatttttaatgtatttattttcttttggatcttaatttttttttttgttttatctcacttttttaaagtttttttgcAAGTGACTTgaaatatgataaaaaaaattattttaatatttcacaTGAGTTAGCCGTAGGGATAGAAAAAGGCCCAAAATTTAATGAGTTTCGAGCTGATTTGACCCGATAGGGTCGATTTATTTTTTGAAGTTGGTGTCAAGGcacattaatttttaaaaataattgggTCGGGTTTAGAATGAAACCGCCCACCTCGTGCCAAGATATTTACAAATTCACCCTcaatacatatttaatattaattaaattaaaaatcccTAAAATTTATCACTACTAGTCTCATTCTACTGCCTCTATATTGTCTCCTTTCACCCCCTTTTAAGTTTATTTCcctcattttctttcttcttaatttaataatttattaaaggaatctttattttttttttcttttgtgttGTAATCAAAGCATGTGCGTAAATATATATTAGTACACAACTATAGAGataaatcatttaattaaacTCGATCGGATTGGAGTTTAGTATACTATTAATTTTCGCGTTTGGGTTTGGAGCGAGCTAAATTTTTTAAAGTCGAGGTTGGGTTGGGTCAAAGCATGGTGGTAGAGCATTGGGTCGGGGCAGGCAAAACACCGTTCCACCCTGTTGCCATCTCAAGTTAGCCAATGGGTTACAAAtgactaaaaattatttttttaaatatttttaaaattttagagttaggattaaattgatagaatttgaaAATATTGATGACCAAATgtattaaatttttagaattagaattaaaatgacaaattttgtaaatattgagagctaaaattcttgaattttttggatcaaattgatagaatgtgtaagcATCAGCTCagagtaattaaaatatttaattttaaaatttagtgactaaattgaaaaaattaatagttgggtgaccaaaatagaaTGAAAAGCATAATTGGGTGATCATTTTTATAGCTTaccaataaaa is part of the Gossypium arboreum isolate Shixiya-1 chromosome 5, ASM2569848v2, whole genome shotgun sequence genome and harbors:
- the LOC108449942 gene encoding UDP-rhamnose/UDP-galactose transporter 6 — protein: MAPANKAERKAVVDASAWMFNVVTSVGIIIVNKALMATYGFSFATTLTGLHFATTTLMTAVLRWLGYIQSSHLPMAELLKFVLFANFSIVGMNVSLMWNSVGFYQIAKLSMIPVSCFLEVVMDKIRYSRDTKLSIAVVLLGVGVCTVTDVSVNTKGFIAAFIAVWSTSLQQYYVHHLQRRYNLSSFNLLGHTAPAQAGTLLLLGPFLDYWLTSQRVDAYNYNIVSIMFILLSCTIAVGTNLSQFICIGRFTAVSFQVLGHMKTILVLIMGFFFFGKEGLNLHVVLGMIIAVAGMIWYGNASSKPGGKERRSLSLPTIRQQKPSNLSDSNEHDSKV